DNA sequence from the Bacillota bacterium genome:
GGGCAAAGACCATATACGCTTTAGGTCGCGGCATTTTAGCCATGAGGAGGCGCGCATTTTCCCTCAGAGCTACCTCAAAGGTGGCGGAATTTGCCCTTAAAGAGACCGCCAGGGCTTTCGATGCCAAGAATCATGTTATCTGGTCCAGCGCATTTGCCCCTGTGGAGATCTTGCGAAGCCTTGGGCTTACAATCTTCTCCCCTGAGGCGGCATCTGCGGTTTTCTCTGCCTTTGGTCTGGCAGAGAAGATGCTCGAAACTGCCGAGGAGAGTTTTCATTCAAGAGATACGTGCACTTTTCATCGAGTTGCCATGGGAGCCCTTCTTGAGGGGCTTTACCCGCAACCAGATGGCCTTGTGGCCTCTTCCCATCTTTGTGACGGGTGTCCCGGCTTGTTTCGCAATGTATATCTCGAATCCCTTTTTGGCAAAGGTTCAAATACAAATACCCAGCCTTTGCCGGATCAAAATCGAAAGCCGCCATACTACATCATCGATGTGCCATGGGGGAGGCTGGATGACGAGGCTGTAAGATACACGGCCCGCCAGCTCGAGGATATGTTTTATGGCCTGGCTTCATGTTTTGGTCTGTCCCCTGATCTCGACGAATTGAAGCAGGCAATCCGCCTGTCCAATGAGGCCCGGACATGGGCAATCCGCGCAAATGAGTTGAAGCGGCTCAGGCCCTGTCCCGTGACCGCTCGCGAAGTGGCGGATTATGTATATGTGATGTTCACAGGCTTCGGATCTCGAGATGCAGCCGAGATCTACAGGACCCTGTATGATGAAGCCCGGGAACGTGTTAAGGATGGCGGGTCTGGTCCCAATCCTTTGAGCGAAAGATACAGAATTCTGTGGCTGCATCTACGGCCCTTCTATGCCGGGCATCTGTGGGGATATTTGGAGGACAAGCTGGGCGTCAAGATTGTATTTGATGAATTCAGCCATATCTACTGGGACGAATTGGATCCAGATTATCCTTTCGAGAGTCTCGCCCGAAAGGCCCTTTCTCATCCGGGCCACGGGCCTATCGAAAGGCGCGTGAAGACGGTGTTGCGGCTGGTTGAGGATTACCAGGTAGACGGAGTTATTCATTTTTCCCACTGGGGCTGTCG
Encoded proteins:
- a CDS encoding 2-hydroxyacyl-CoA dehydratase; its protein translation is MAGPPLDDFGFHLSRSVLRHALGAKTIYALGRGILAMRRRAFSLRATSKVAEFALKETARAFDAKNHVIWSSAFAPVEILRSLGLTIFSPEAASAVFSAFGLAEKMLETAEESFHSRDTCTFHRVAMGALLEGLYPQPDGLVASSHLCDGCPGLFRNVYLESLFGKGSNTNTQPLPDQNRKPPYYIIDVPWGRLDDEAVRYTARQLEDMFYGLASCFGLSPDLDELKQAIRLSNEARTWAIRANELKRLRPCPVTAREVADYVYVMFTGFGSRDAAEIYRTLYDEARERVKDGGSGPNPLSERYRILWLHLRPFYAGHLWGYLEDKLGVKIVFDEFSHIYWDELDPDYPFESLARKALSHPGHGPIERRVKTVLRLVEDYQVDGVIHFSHWGCRQSAGGAVMIKDYLKKHGIPVLILDGDCIDRRNYAEGQTITRLEGFIEMLG